Part of the Rhinoderma darwinii isolate aRhiDar2 chromosome 2, aRhiDar2.hap1, whole genome shotgun sequence genome, AATACAGGTGTACAGGGATTCCACATCAcaggataccaaatacatatcctGCTCAATGGTCACCCCATCTAGGCGTTTCAACACGTCCGTAGAATCCTTCACATATGATTGTAGATTCTCGACGCATGGACGGAGATAAAAATCCAGGAAGCGACAGATAGACTCACACAAACTCCCACATCCTGACACAATAGGCCGGCCTGGTGGTTTCTTATGATCTTTATGTACCTTTGGTAGGAGGTATAGTGTGGGAGTGATGGGAAACTTCACAGTGAGCCCATCCATGAtttttttagtgatgatgttattATCACAAGCTTCCATTAGTATCGCATCCAACTGTCCTTTGAAGTCAGTAGTCGGGTTATATGTCAAACGCTTGTAACACTCCACATCCCGTAATTGCCGATATGCCTCTGATTCGTACATCTCAATAGGCCATAtcaccacatttccacccttgtcagcCGGTTTAAACACAATGCCCTTCATCTGCTTAAGCTCACGTAAAGCCTTTCGCTGGGCCCAAGATAAATTATCATAGCCACGATCCTGTGGCAACTTCCGAAGCTCGTCAACCTCGTCAagagccccgacgcacgtttcgcggtagctttttcaaggggtactgactagtAAGGTGACCGGCGTTGTATTTATACTCAGTGGTGGGAGAGGTTTATTCAGAGATAGCAAATAGCAGCACGACATTCTCAAATCCCCAATGCTGAACACCTGAAATGTACCAGGTGTTCTACATTGGTGAATCAGCATGTCTAAAGTTACCTGAATGCTGATCGGTAAGCAGCAAACACCACCATTGCAAATGTCCAGTGTACGTCTCAAGGAATGTAAACGCGCATGCGCGTGCGCATCAGACCGCAAGCGCCGCAGACAACAGATGTAATAGCTTATATATGACGTATCACATCATAGTGGCTATTTTAAGTATGGGCAAGGACAATAAGAGATCAACTTATATGGCAAAAACCAGTATAGGGCATATGTATCACGATCCGATTTTTAATGTTCAACCCTTTGGATGACAATGTAGGAGGTGAACTTAAGGTAATCAACCTCTCAGATATAGTATTTACTCCTAGTCAAATCTCAGTGCTCTCCTTGGGTCTGTCATTCTGTCCTGTGACAGGCTTTGATGATTTTCTAGCCATCAAGGATGTGTTTCTGTTTGCACGCAAACTTATATACAAAAAGTATCACTCTAAAAATGAACCTcatcatctctttacagcacaggaggaattgGAAGCGGTCCGGGCGCTAGAATCTCTACTCCAGGAGCAAGAAGTCAGTAATGGTAGGTTTCCAGATACCATTCGCCCTAGGTCCACCACATTTCCTCCCTTGTCACTAAATCCATCGGTGGAGATGTTCGTCAGAATGGTGGTTGACGAGCTTCGGAAGTTGCCACAGGATCGTGGCTATGATAATTTATCTTGGGCCCAGCGAAAGGCTTTACGTGAGCTTAAGCAGATGAAGGGCATTGTGTTTAAACCGgctgacaagggtggaaatgtggtgaTATGGCCTATTGAGATGTACGAATCAGAGGCATATCGGCAATTACGGGATGTGGAGTGTTACAAGCGTTTGACATATAACCCGACTACTGACTTCAAAGGACAGTTGGATGCGATACTAATGGAAGCTTGTGATaataacatcatcactaaaaaaaTCATGGATGGGCTCACTGTGAAGTTTCCCATCACTCCCACACTATACCTCCTACCAAAGGTACATAAAGATCATAAGAAACCACCAGGCCGGCCTATTGTGTCAGGATGTGGGAGTTTGTGTGAGTCTATCTGTCGCTTCCTGGATTTTTATCTCCGTCCATGCGTCGAGAATCTACAATCATATGTGAAGGATTCTACGGACGTGTTGAAACGCCTAGATGGGGTGACCATTGAGCaggatatgtatttggtatcctgTGATGTGGAATCCCTGTACACCTGTATTGACCACGAGTTAGGGCTGCGAGCTATTCAATACTTCTTAGGCCCATGTGATCACGATTGTGAATTGGTCCAATTTCTGATCCTCCTTTTGCGTTTTGTCCTTGAGCATAATTATTTTGTGTTCAGGGACAAACACTATTTACAACTTCGGGGGACGGCAATGGGTGCCACCTGTGCACCttcatatgcaaatttatttttgggctaCTGGGAACAGGAAATTGTACGGGAGGCCATGGATATGGTGTCTGGATGTGTTGTTAGTTGGATGCGTTTTATCGATGACATCCTTTTTATTTGGCAGGGTACGCGTGCAGACCTTGATCAGTTTGTATCCATTTTGAACAACAACACACAGAACATCAAATTAACGAGTAAGATCAGTCAAACCAACATGGATTTTTTGGATATCAAAATGACAGTACAAGATACAGGTAAGCTCAGCACCACCATTTTCCGTAAGGAAACTTCTGTAAATTCTCTCCTACATGCATCGTCCTTTCATCCCTCTCATGTTATACGGGCTATCCCTACGGGGCAATTCCTGAGGGCCAGACGTGTATGTGACTCCGATTCTAATTTTGAAAGAGAATCACAATGTCTGAGGACCCGCTTCATACAACGAGGGTATCCTAAAAAGGATATCGAGAAGGGATATCATAGGGCTTGTCACAGTAATAGGAATAATCTGCTTACTCAACAAAAACGTAAGAACACGGATGATATAGTGAGACTTATTACTCCATACAACTCGCAATGGATGGAGATAAGAAATATTGTGACTCGCTTTTGGCCAATTCTGCTCACGGATCCAGATTTGAAAAAACATCTACCCCCGAAGCCCCAACTTACAGCCAAAAGAAGTAAAACCTTGGGTGACCACTTAGTTCGGAGTCACTATAGTGCTCCTAGTCCCAAAACCTATCTTTTTGGCTCTAAAGGGCCGACGTGGGGATCTTTCTCTTGTGGTCATTGCTCTATTTGCAAATTGATTGTGAAAACTGATACATTCACTGATTCTGAAAAGAAAAGAAGTTTTAAAATTGTACACTTCATCAATTGCAGTACTACTGGTGTAGTGTACATGGCAACATGTCCATGTGGCCTGTCTTATGTAGGCATGACCACAAGAGAACTTAAAATGCGAATTCAAGAACACGTGAGGGACATTAAAAAGGCTGGAACAATAGAGGGTAACAACTGGGAAGAAATCGATAAATTGAAATCTATCCCCCGACATTTCCGCGATTTTCACAATAACAAGTGGCAGGATTTAAAGGTTCATGGCATCGACAAAATTCTTGTTGGATCACGTGGAGGAGATACTTTCCGTAAATTAGAACGGATCGAATGTAAATGGATCACAAAATTGAAGACTAGCGCGCCTCTGGGGCTCAATGAGAAAATGTCCTTCGCTTCCTTCCTATAACAATATTTTCTTTTTGGGTCCTATAGCATCATTATCTTTTAACTTTTTAAACCTGTATATATTTGACTGGTATGGTTGGACTGTGCTGTTAATAATTGGTGGGCTTGTCGGTTTAAGCATTATTGCGTTTTGGCTGTATCCatatttggtggcatttttaacatcatcatttttgtctttttatagggGCCATACGATCTGTATTTATTGGGCTGAATAGAATACcaagtatcacatattatatctcAGAATAATGTTTTTGGTTGGACTCTATTCAACAATACGTTTTGAACATACTCtaaattttgatcattttttagctCTTTTCATGGGGTACTTATTTTTATTCGTGTGTTTGTGCACACACTGAacacatatttattatacattatttattatccactttatatatccttatataaattttgtcatCACACTTGgtatgttgtatatatatatatattttttattttttttatatttatatttttatttattcacaTTTATGTTTACACATATTCACtctcaatatatttatatatattttttacacgctTGTTATTTATATACATGCTAACAATAAAATCACATATGTCTTATCATTATAAATTTTTTTGAGCATATTAGAACATATCACATTGTACATCTGTtacattattgtatgtattatttatattaataaatagaATTGTATTTTAACTGTGGTTTTGTCACGTGtgtttcactttatttattttgttttttattttatcaccacACTGTGCACGTGTGTTCATTCACTTCTCActatcatttattatttattattattttttatgaaataatATTCTTTCATAAATTGTTTCCCCGGTttactatatgttatatatatttatttttgtatatatataagtcaatatatggtcttttttgtattgatggttttatgaaatgacagtatgacactatgtttgatgtattatcaaattatgtatattttttctatatatgtattattgcttatattttgagacattagagttccattgtatatttatattctgTTTCTCACATAAAAAATCGGATCGTGATACATATGCCCTATACTGGTTTTTGCCATATAAGTTGATCTCTTATTGTCCTTGCCCATACTTAAAATAGCCACTATGATGTGATACGTCATATATAAGCTATTACATCTGTTGTCTGCGGCGCTTGCGGTCTGATGCGCACGCGCATGCGCGTTTACATTCCTTGAGACGTACACTGGACATTTGCAATGGTGGTGTTTGCTGCTTACCGATCAGCATTCAGGTAACTTTAGACATGCTGATTCACCAATGTAGAACACCTGGTACATTTCAGGTGTTCAGCATTGGGGATTTGAGAATGTCGTGCTGCTATTTGCTATCTCTGAATAAACCTCTCCCACCACTGAGTATAAATACAACGCCGGTCACCTTactagtcagtaccccttgaaaaagctaccgcgaaacgtgcgtcggggctcttgctgtggagctcatttttggcttgatatgcaatacacgggttggtatggcttctgggacctactctgatttttggtgataccctggtctctataccactttatttacactgagatttcagtgttagctacaagtctctcgtgtatactattttttacagggtctgtattacattgttctgtttcagcatgctttttggagacacattttgtggtgtcggttatccttgtactgtacatttatagcatgactgtcatagtgaccctgtctggtattattgaatgttgaatataggccattctgagtagcctcatgttctccacattgtatattttaattgtctgtggtttttaggtcctgatggccaacatgttcttatgtatattgtaataaagaatttttatattttgcaagttacttactgtacttggtgtcattatttttcccttttgggagatttgatttgtcttcacatacagttataggtatttattgtctgtttttccttgatatgtgtggacgtttactttaacgtttatcgttaggtctggttctatataggtattcattaCTGCCATATTTACTGGTCTGGAaaaatctggaaccatctacacagaaaaactcaaAATATGGGTTAATCTcaaacacatttaatctggattactcattgggttctcatacacattttgtagacctcctagaaccaaattcattaattcaaaacaaaacacaaaacaaaacaaaattgtacctgatcagtctcatcactactcCCTCCATTTTGGACTCTgcggaagtaatgtagcagggttcaaaaccacATATGTCAACATATTGCGTTTGGCCACTCTATCTGGGGGCACTAGTTTAGCTGCCTGTAATACACAATagactgaaacaaaaatgactttctcctgacaaaactacattttatcttttagataccttgcaaccatttacttttaaaacatcatacattttcaaaattaacatttaggcagtactatagcacttgtctgcatgtgtaaaaacaaaaataacgtttattattctttatccaataaaatagagaataatatatctgctaatattaattactgcaaacaaataaactatatgtgggattagggaacagtaggggtacatacattttcaagaccctgtgtctcacaatatctgtattttaattcatttgaatcaacttcaaaacattccaacattaaatcttgtcacatcataacacataaatatgcaacgtaacttttatctttttgcaaACAAattcagccggctgtaatatttttctcactcGGTGTACTTAAGGTAAACAACGCATGCGcagagataagaaacattcctttacacagaggagaggaactgattttaaccccatacagaaGACACTAAACATTTTACAcagtactgctgttaaaaatgagagcatgcaatatagatctaaaatcaatgcAATATTGAgatcacttgtctcatcagtctATGCTCAATATATAAGATTATATCAGTCTGCCTTTCAGACTTCACACTACACACattacatcatacagccccctccccgtCACAATCTAtatcagtcatcatcatcaattccttatACACAGCACTCCAGATTCATTTTCTGTCTCTGTCTATtctcaaacagccatttattaacatccacacaacctACATTTTTGAACAATCAACTCATTTGATCACATCTATCTCATTCTCCCCACTCAGCCATTCACTCTGTGGGCTGTAATCTGGATTGCTACGTttgttggtgatgatttctttaagGGCCTTGAGTGtgtgccaataccaatgtccttcactgtaatttgtgtaggtagttatactactacgacactctttatgccggattatcaaatgcgtgctagaaatcagtctgtactgattcctaccttatgtcagtctgacaatgcatacaactggtggtttttaaggacccttacacaaaATATGTCAAGCTAGCAGTGTGTGCTAGAAACGTATACTCAATACAGCATTCAAAGTTTtgcctattgcactgggtaatggtacatacacacttctcacatgcactttcatatatattcatttgacAACTACAATCCTGACAAAGAACCTGATTATTACAGTACCCCTTTTGTAGTTGTTATAGCGTCTTTATTACCTTATTTTTCACAATTTCTTTGGCTGTATATCACACTACGGTGTTTCCCCTGTTGCTCTGCTCTCCgagttctccattatcaggactaccACAGAAGTCCTAATGATTCTACTGGATATCACCTCtgaatatccaacttttctgtccCAGACTCTGCTATAAACGCGCAGTCTGTCTATCCACGAGTCTCTGCTATAAACGTCCAGTCTGTCGATGTTCACGACTCTCtgttaggcttcatgcccacttcagtcttttccttcagggtgctatccgtttttgtcactgacagCACCctaaacccattcatttcaatgggcccatgcacacttcagttatttaaacggatccgttgttccgttacgtcaaaagtagagcatgtcctactttggtcagtgattcagtgaccgtgtggcccatagaagtcaatcggTCAGTCAttttcaggaatgaatgtgtactgtagtctgtgagtctgtgaactttggctcacccagccgttgctatggcaacggatccataaaaaacggacagcacacggaagccttccgtgtgccatccgtttttttgactgaccgattgacttctatgggccacacggtcactgaattgGTGtatgatcacccagaactgtgggattcgcgggcagaatgctaccacgaccgctataaaaaggacgccgcgtgggaggaacttgccaaggagcttttgacgcacagatggcagcagggaactagtgcccagcgtcacaaaataagtaagtaaatgcacacatttcactccaaaaaaaaacaaaaaatgaagcaagccaagcagagtaatctcaaactgttctctatgctctgaaagctacagaaaacagcaccaaaaacttcttgtaacctttctatgggtgtttcctgggacatgtgacaagttcaaatgaagtttaccttccGTATTTTAAACGGAAAAATGGAAGCCAAatcgaagcacaacgtccgtgtaaaacggaaacacggaacggaaacggagtgcacacggaaaccacacggaaacaaaaacggacacacggatccgtcaaaaacggccgataaaacggtgatggaagtgtgcatgaggccttataacgCAGTCTGTCTATCTGGACAGTTGTATCACCGACGAACACTTgtgccaccgatgaaaacttttgGTACCGCTGAGTCAGTAGTCTGTGATTTTTGCCAAGTCGGGCGTCCCCAACTCTCAGCTCTCTCAGAACAAGCAGGCAACAGTATAACATTCCCCTTTGAtccttaacagtttctacacaacagccaaataataaattCAATTTCCAACCTATAACAATACAGAAATAAAAATAGCGcagttcattgcaggttcactaCACAGCATTCAGCTTTCTCATCTTACACATACAGCTGGACGCAATGGATTCACACTACTTCTACACAAGTTTCTCTTTTTTCCTCACTAACTACATCATCACGTTCCAAAGGAGCGGatcacacactcactcctcacagtttctgttctcacaatcttaacagtaTCAATGTTCAATACCAGCAAACATTCTCTCATACCATGAACCTCAAGATttacacatctgtacaacaactcaatATAACGtatgtatctgcaatcattcatcacaaaaAAAGCTTTCAACATACCTCGTATTGCTGGATAAATTACTGTGTtcaggagatgtgacgtcatgacagctaaTTCCGAcctcggcaatgaatgagtgaacaATGTTTGTAAGAACAAGCTTCTTATGTACCGGCCGGTTTTTGATGTTTACTGATGCAATACCGCCAGGCCTCCAGCGACAGCTTATAATATGAGCAATCTCCCGCGTTTATGGCACCAAAACTGTTaatgcaatcatgggccaaaatatattagactaaaatttgtaatgggtatgtcaaccgatacccgccctccagtgatttatccagtttcaaatcatGTTTTATCGATATATCGAAGGAGCAATAACACACAGactctgctggtatgctcaaaattacTCCTCtgtggtttattgccaaactcaattacaataatatcattcaaaaaggGTGTAGGCTTgaagttaaccaatcagaggcaatgtgccaatatttcaaattcagccaattacagacacacgATACATTCCAAATGCATTATtagaattcttcacacatcagggttTGCAGGTGCCTTATCTTTTCTGGCAAACATACAATAAATTGTTCTATTAAGATGGGGGAGAATTACTTACATGCATATCTGAATGTGTCTCCCTCCTCCtatctcactccctgttccttccttccaagcctcgtatgggaaccaaggtcaaagatagctTAAGTTAGAAACATAAAAACCTGTCTTAAAGGAGTTAATactttcttattcattacaaaagaaacaagatgaagactccagacaagatggccactgcacaaaataaaatgatttaaacattattttaatcactttcacaggaaACATTTTGTGGTAGAGCAGTTCAAAAAACATCAGCATGTGCATGTACTTGTGTGCGAGCACTGTATtgcgcaaataaaaaaaaaataatgaattcaTATACCAAAATGCCATGGGTTTACTTCCTTGTATGGAGACAGGCACTGATTACATTGACATAGCATCCATGAGCTGAAGCCAGGGATTGATTTAAAGGTGAAGGAATGGATTGGTAGATTTAAAGTGTAACCATAACTGATTTATTAAAAGCCATAAACattttagtgactcacaggactAAACGTCATGAAAGAATTCCTTTGAGGGAATGAAACGTTGATCTCATTCAATAAATCACTGTTGTTAATACTTTAAAGTGCCAACTCATTTAATCATCGACGCATAAATATCTAATTGAAGAGAACTGACATAACATTCAGTATATGTAACCAAATAGGAATATACTTGTCTGCTGAATCTAAAGCTGAGCACCAGTCTCCAAGAAATATTATATATTCTATTAAATGTGAAAGTCATCTGATGCCAACAACAAAGACAACAGATATGAGGAACTAAATACAAAAAATCTTGCAACcatattttatataatacataCCATAGTTTTTCAGACCATAAGATGCCATTTAGCAATAAATAATCTTGCTATAAAGTGTGCGCTTCTTTAAATTCCGAGACAGGATGGGGCAGTGATTGACTGCTTCCTTAATGATTGGTAGAGCAATCATAACATCATCTCTGCAACATCATAGCAATATCTATGCATCTGTATGATTAGTGCAGGGCCAGAAGAAAAGATGAACGCCATAAATACATAGCAttcagcttcctgtcagtgacaaGACACCACCAAGTGGAAATCACCTCTTCTACCTTCCCATTAGTCTAGACCACCATTGTAACAAATATTAACCCCCTTTACTACCCTAAACCACCAAGGAAGCAGGTATTAAAACTCAAATTCCCAAGACCACCAGGGTAGCAAACATTAATTCCCCGATACTACCCAGAGAAACAACTTGAAGCTCCTGAACCCCCATGTAAAATCTGCATTAAGGCTCCCAAACTACCAGGTGCCATTTATTATACGCgtgtctttttatgtggcagatggTAATTTGGGCACACTCAGGCACCAGTGCCCAGGTTCCACTgccacctctgcaccccctacagctaTCCCAGTACCCTAGACAACCAGAAAAGCAGGGAATGACCCCTTCTTGACTcttgaccaccagggaagcaaacATTAATCACTCTACTGTCCTAGACATGGTGTCTATAACCCCCTCCAACACCCTAGACCAACAGGATTGCAGGCATTAATCCCCACAATTGCCCTACTCCACCAGAGATAGTGCCATTTACCCATCCACTATTTTAGTTCAACATTAAATTCTGAATTAATCTGACATTATATCCCTTATTTTCTGTTctcttattttttctttcttatgaATATCACAATAGAAGCAAATTGTAGCAAATGTGTAATTTTAATCTCTGAAAATCATCGAAAATTCGATTTAATAGATATCAGGAAAAAAATAACTATTTAAACATTAGCTCAACCTTCCGGATTCTTAATTGTTTTATGATTGCTGATTCTTTAAAACTAAAGCATCGATGGTTTCCTTTTTAAAATATATTGCAGGCTGCAAACAAAGGTAGTAATGGATGGGAAGATTTTTAAT contains:
- the LOC142741141 gene encoding uncharacterized protein LOC142741141, translated to MGTRADLDQFVSILNNNTQNIKLTSKISQTNMDFLDIKMTVQDTGKLSTTIFRKETSVNSLLHASSFHPSHVIRAIPTGQFLRARRVCDSDSNFERESQCLRTRFIQRGYPKKDIEKGYHRACHSNRNNLLTQQKRKNTDDIVRLITPYNSQWMEIRNIVTRFWPILLTDPDLKKHLPPKPQLTAKRSKTLGDHLVRSHYSAPSPKTYLFGSKGPTWGSFSCGHCSICKLIVKTDTFTDSEKKRSFKIVHFINCSTTGVVYMATCPCGLSYVGMTTRELKMRIQEHVRDIKKAGTIEGNNWEEIDKLKSIPRHFRDFHNNKWQDLKVHGIDKILVGSRGGDTFRKLERIECKWITKLKTSAPLGLNEKMSFASFL